A stretch of Candidatus Effluviviaceae Genus I sp. DNA encodes these proteins:
- a CDS encoding translocation/assembly module TamB domain-containing protein — ASLGRGRVTASGFAEPLGPGARPFWLRANLESPEFSVPQTLDARLGGSVTWAGTDAASRLSGEVTVERLTVTQQVGLGDIMGGGPVRSVRPRADDKRARVALDVDVAVKDRIGVRSNLADLDLAGALHLGGTLLAPQLSGGMYAEDGTFRYLDNEFVIENLNVSFTDPRRQDPYVDLLGTASVVSRSREEYDVTLRVTGFAFDALPELSSAPPLSEPDVLALLTFGDTVGELAAGGGAAVGSSGERLGALTRKAFLGSLFGVAESTMERLLDLDTVELDREAAEAGDLAGAELTLGKRFGDRLRVDYRTALGKLDQREVDISLKLTRTLSLETRADPEGNHAVGLRASLLFE, encoded by the coding sequence GGGCGTCGCTCGGCCGCGGGCGCGTCACGGCGTCCGGCTTCGCCGAGCCGCTGGGCCCGGGCGCGCGCCCGTTCTGGCTGCGCGCCAACCTCGAGTCGCCGGAGTTCTCGGTCCCACAGACGCTCGACGCACGGCTGGGAGGGTCGGTGACGTGGGCCGGCACGGACGCGGCCTCTCGGCTGTCGGGCGAGGTCACGGTCGAGAGGCTCACCGTCACGCAGCAGGTCGGCCTCGGCGACATCATGGGAGGCGGGCCGGTTCGCTCCGTGCGGCCGCGCGCGGACGACAAGCGGGCGCGCGTCGCGCTCGACGTGGACGTCGCGGTGAAGGACAGGATCGGCGTGCGGAGCAACCTCGCCGATCTCGACCTCGCGGGCGCCCTCCATCTCGGAGGCACGCTCCTCGCGCCGCAGCTCTCCGGCGGCATGTACGCCGAGGACGGCACGTTCCGGTACCTGGACAACGAGTTCGTGATCGAGAACCTCAACGTGAGCTTCACCGACCCCCGCCGGCAGGACCCGTACGTGGACCTCCTCGGGACGGCGAGCGTCGTCTCGCGCTCGCGCGAGGAGTACGACGTCACGCTGCGCGTCACGGGGTTCGCGTTCGACGCGCTCCCCGAGCTCTCGAGCGCTCCGCCGCTCTCCGAGCCGGACGTCCTGGCGCTCCTGACGTTCGGGGACACGGTGGGCGAACTCGCCGCGGGGGGCGGCGCGGCGGTGGGCTCCTCAGGCGAGCGGCTCGGCGCGCTCACGCGGAAGGCGTTCCTCGGCAGCCTGTTCGGCGTGGCCGAAAGCACGATGGAGAGGCTCCTGGACCTCGACACCGTGGAGCTGGACCGCGAGGCGGCCGAGGCCGGCGACCTCGCGGGCGCTGAGCTCACGCTCGGCAAGCGGTTCGGCGACAGACTCCGCGTGGACTACCGGACCGCGCTCGGGAAGCTCGACCAGCGCGAGGTGGACATCTCCCTCAAGCTCACGCGCACCCTGTCGCTCGAGACCAGGGCGGACCCGGAGGGGAACCATGCCGTCGGCCTCAGGGCCAGTCTGCTGTTCGAGTAG